A single window of Archangium gephyra DNA harbors:
- a CDS encoding DUF2381 family protein: MLPPSCILLLVLHQGAPLIQPPPDAVCKQLQRIELALVPLAEAPEICVSPGLMTNFVFDSPVKVELQDEVRFQEMTRGRSTLSLLPPPDLVKGERLRLTATLGEGSTQQRVTFSLVGDPGRSTHQVEVYRDKRPREALQLEIAQGQAKNQQLLDELDQTRAQLAQLRVRLEQASGLLGLIANKTLSEKGIQRQELKKKELVRSEGVLAYEWGYGYRSDKSIAAELWLKNSSPEPWTAAVGSLVDAQGHEVGRMKLRQENPIEPNSEGSVIVEVDAPRTQGHGELMLWLRDENSRGITVRGLTFP; encoded by the coding sequence GTGCTCCCCCCTTCCTGCATCCTGCTTCTCGTGCTTCATCAAGGCGCACCGCTCATCCAGCCGCCCCCCGACGCGGTGTGCAAGCAGTTGCAGCGCATCGAGCTTGCGTTGGTACCTCTGGCAGAGGCCCCGGAAATCTGCGTCAGCCCAGGACTCATGACGAACTTCGTCTTTGACTCGCCCGTGAAAGTGGAGTTGCAAGACGAGGTACGCTTCCAGGAGATGACACGAGGGCGCAGCACTCTGAGCCTCCTACCACCACCAGATCTGGTGAAGGGCGAGCGCCTCCGGCTGACAGCAACCCTGGGGGAGGGCTCAACCCAACAGCGTGTCACCTTCTCCCTGGTCGGCGACCCGGGGCGATCAACACACCAGGTGGAGGTGTACCGAGACAAACGTCCTCGGGAGGCCCTGCAGCTCGAAATAGCTCAGGGGCAGGCGAAGAACCAGCAACTGCTCGACGAACTCGATCAAACACGAGCCCAGCTCGCGCAGCTACGGGTCAGACTCGAGCAGGCGAGCGGACTCCTCGGATTGATCGCCAACAAGACGCTCAGCGAAAAGGGTATTCAGCGCCAAGAACTCAAGAAGAAGGAACTTGTCCGCTCGGAGGGGGTACTGGCCTATGAGTGGGGCTACGGCTATCGCTCGGACAAGAGCATCGCAGCGGAGTTGTGGTTGAAGAACTCGAGCCCTGAGCCCTGGACAGCAGCTGTTGGCTCGCTAGTGGACGCCCAGGGCCATGAGGTAGGGAGGATGAAACTTCGGCAAGAGAATCCCATTGAGCCCAACAGCGAAGGTTCGGTCATCGTAGAGGTGGACGCACCGCGGACCCAGGGCCATGGCGAGTTGATGCTGTGGCTGAGGGATGAAAACTCACGCGGAATCACCGTGCGCGGTTTGACGTTCCCGTAG
- a CDS encoding serine/threonine protein kinase translates to MLDEKGELSGPRFAPGTEVAGFIIEETIASGSFGTVYRARRSGRPYAIKLVRIDPRGDREAAALRLMRHPNVVSFHGYGLWPEDAPHWLVLALELVEGLTLDAWAARENPSALELVTRVLLPFALTLADVHDAGVVHRDIKEANIIVREADGQPVLVDFGAAGLKEGAPRLTLRLPPGTAEYRSPEALRFARQWEGEPYPFAPGDDLWAMGVVTYALMTRTLPFGDRSNLGLNRAILETTPPAPHVLNPRVPLALSELCMRMLDKEPEARYPDARALAEDLAEQCTQADKSWRVRLFPEARQDQRPDPTPAEPRRQFPARWWVAGLVLAVVLGGAGAFSLLAPWQQPPSKEMPPGQREQSPPPKPPQQVIPRQELAPGQLTGEVGNGATPEQSSTPAPAASATNREEPSMTKSKTTRALLAAGCVAGSACVSGPQHRQPPKPADCPPGADATIKRFNILPLTMKRIIIHPFDTDYPDALVSEGPVTGEILPPWGDLPGHTHIYGELFFGKSHVYGRFTRVRLPDGEMAPICLEMSTSKGLGIAMEPGSTSEKARVSNIMSVEHVLHFQ, encoded by the coding sequence ATGCTCGACGAGAAGGGGGAGCTTTCCGGACCGCGCTTCGCGCCGGGGACGGAGGTGGCGGGATTCATCATCGAGGAGACGATCGCCTCCGGCAGCTTCGGCACCGTGTACCGGGCGAGGCGAAGCGGACGGCCCTACGCCATCAAGCTGGTGCGCATCGACCCGCGGGGCGATCGGGAGGCGGCCGCACTGCGGCTGATGCGGCACCCCAACGTGGTGTCCTTCCACGGCTATGGCCTCTGGCCAGAGGATGCTCCGCACTGGCTCGTCCTGGCCTTGGAGCTGGTCGAGGGCCTCACGCTCGATGCCTGGGCGGCCCGGGAGAATCCCTCCGCGCTCGAGCTGGTGACGCGCGTGCTGTTGCCCTTCGCGCTCACCCTGGCGGACGTGCATGACGCGGGCGTGGTGCACCGGGACATCAAGGAAGCCAACATCATCGTTCGCGAGGCGGACGGGCAACCGGTGCTGGTGGACTTCGGCGCGGCGGGCCTCAAGGAGGGGGCGCCGCGTCTGACCCTGCGGCTGCCACCGGGCACCGCGGAGTACCGCAGCCCCGAGGCGTTGCGCTTCGCCCGGCAGTGGGAGGGAGAGCCCTACCCCTTCGCACCGGGAGATGACCTGTGGGCGATGGGCGTCGTCACCTACGCGCTGATGACGCGCACGCTGCCCTTCGGCGACCGGAGCAACCTGGGGTTGAATCGAGCCATCCTCGAGACCACACCACCCGCTCCGCATGTGCTCAACCCGCGCGTGCCGCTGGCGCTGAGCGAGTTGTGCATGCGGATGCTCGACAAGGAGCCCGAGGCCCGCTACCCGGATGCGCGGGCGCTCGCGGAGGACCTGGCGGAACAGTGCACCCAGGCGGACAAGAGCTGGCGCGTACGGCTGTTTCCGGAAGCCAGACAAGACCAACGTCCTGACCCCACCCCGGCGGAGCCCCGACGCCAGTTCCCCGCACGATGGTGGGTTGCCGGGCTCGTTCTCGCCGTGGTGCTGGGGGGAGCTGGAGCGTTTTCACTGCTCGCACCGTGGCAGCAGCCCCCCTCGAAGGAGATGCCCCCTGGCCAACGCGAGCAGTCTCCCCCCCCGAAACCACCGCAGCAGGTCATTCCTCGCCAGGAATTGGCTCCAGGCCAGTTGACGGGAGAGGTTGGCAACGGCGCGACACCTGAGCAGTCATCCACCCCCGCGCCCGCCGCCAGCGCGACGAACCGCGAGGAACCCTCCATGACGAAGTCCAAGACAACCCGAGCCCTGCTCGCCGCCGGCTGCGTTGCCGGTTCCGCCTGCGTGAGTGGTCCGCAGCATCGGCAACCCCCGAAGCCTGCCGACTGCCCGCCAGGCGCTGACGCAACCATCAAGCGATTCAACATCCTCCCGCTCACAATGAAACGCATCATCATCCATCCATTTGATACCGACTACCCTGACGCCTTGGTTTCGGAAGGACCTGTCACTGGCGAGATCCTCCCCCCGTGGGGCGATCTCCCCGGACACACCCACATCTACGGCGAGCTGTTTTTCGGCAAGAGCCATGTCTACGGTCGTTTCACCCGGGTTCGCTTGCCTGATGGTGAGATGGCTCCGATTTGCCTGGAGATGAGCACATCGAAGGGGCTGGGCATTGCCATGGAACCCGGCAGCACGTCCGAGAAGGCCCGTGTCTCCAACATCATGAGCGTCGAGCACGTACTTCACTTCCAATAG
- a CDS encoding HmuY family protein — MRIDMRIRIHETVLLLGLAVAGCAPDLRSDYPFDGQTNNGPLVEVSPHEDGSSHALIDATNKSALVFFDIDEGREMKTDEAFSTNAWDLAFQRYTITMNGGGGNPTGQVRVAVLKNAPWDSLTAAPAEGYQQDASEPVFNGVEGGWYFYDLSVHRLSPREELLYVVRSSNGQFFKLQMLSYYDGAGTPARLSFRYQPLPPPTATP; from the coding sequence GTGAGGATCGACATGCGGATACGGATTCACGAGACAGTGCTGCTCCTCGGGCTCGCGGTGGCGGGCTGTGCCCCGGACCTGCGCTCGGACTACCCCTTCGATGGTCAGACGAACAACGGGCCCCTCGTCGAGGTGTCGCCTCATGAAGACGGGAGCTCCCACGCACTGATCGACGCGACGAACAAGTCCGCCCTGGTCTTCTTCGACATCGACGAGGGCCGGGAGATGAAGACCGATGAGGCCTTCTCCACCAATGCCTGGGATCTGGCCTTCCAGCGCTACACCATCACGATGAACGGGGGTGGCGGCAACCCCACGGGCCAGGTGCGGGTGGCGGTACTCAAGAACGCGCCCTGGGACTCCCTCACGGCCGCGCCCGCCGAGGGCTACCAGCAGGACGCCTCGGAGCCCGTGTTCAACGGCGTCGAGGGCGGCTGGTACTTCTACGATCTCTCCGTGCACCGGCTCTCGCCCCGAGAGGAGTTGCTGTACGTGGTCCGCAGCAGCAACGGGCAATTCTTCAAGCTGCAGATGCTCTCGTACTACGACGGCGCCGGCACACCCGCCCGCCTCTCGTTCCGCTACCAGCCCTTGCCTCCCCCCACCGCCACGCCCTGA
- a CDS encoding TonB-dependent receptor plug domain-containing protein: MILPLVAALVVGQTLDPQQPGVGAANPDATPVVSESPASPPPAPPEPEEADRRKQTVITASRSERKLEDVVVATEVITRKQIEAVGARDLGQLLQQHPGVELVHTFRGTGLRLQGLDPEYVLVLVDGERVSGRVGTTLDLGRFSLRDVERVEIVKGPAAALYGADAIGGVVNLISRHVQRPLELGVRGSLGTLLEGDVRANAGTKQGPFEVRVGGGYRTRNPYDWVPADAATSGSGIRRIDGDVALAYAPDDRSRLWLRSQYTFRDENAVDLNPSGAVLDRRQRQEQFDVSLGGRNRLASDTSLLVRGHFGLFRDQLLQDQRGSRALDDYSQNVNRLYEGVVQADHRLGDHALTGGVEVLGERLTSARLEESPVARIRGGAFLQDEWDVALSSDGSGPKLKVAPGFRFDLDSQFGGAPSPRLALKLDPTPALTVRASVGLGFRPPSFQELYLRFTNQGIGYIVSGNRSLTAERSAAVNAGVDWRPPIDGWVLSASAFHTRLTNLINITAGGTPDPDNPVTFSYENVARAYTQGFEVNGRFKLPIRSTYLDLAYMLLDARDQTRNRPLEARSRHRVNAQLATKYRPWNLEANVRGSWVSGRPYYLGTDGGMANVIGLDEREVWAPAYFDLEAQVTYKLRGGFDVFVNGYNLLNAGDQQFNPRPPRGVLGGVQWEY; this comes from the coding sequence GTGATCCTCCCCCTGGTGGCCGCCCTCGTGGTGGGCCAGACGCTCGACCCCCAGCAGCCCGGCGTGGGCGCCGCCAACCCCGACGCCACGCCCGTCGTCTCCGAGTCCCCTGCTTCCCCGCCCCCGGCACCACCCGAGCCCGAGGAGGCGGACCGGCGCAAGCAGACGGTCATCACGGCCTCGCGCTCCGAGCGCAAGCTCGAGGACGTCGTGGTGGCCACCGAGGTCATCACCCGCAAGCAGATCGAAGCGGTGGGGGCGCGGGACCTGGGCCAGTTGCTGCAACAGCACCCGGGCGTGGAGCTCGTGCACACCTTCCGGGGCACGGGCCTGCGCCTGCAGGGCCTGGATCCCGAGTACGTGCTCGTGCTCGTGGACGGCGAGCGCGTGAGCGGCCGGGTGGGCACCACGCTGGACCTCGGACGCTTCAGCCTGCGCGACGTGGAGCGCGTGGAGATCGTCAAGGGACCGGCTGCTGCCCTCTACGGAGCGGATGCGATTGGCGGCGTGGTGAACCTCATCTCGCGGCACGTGCAGCGCCCGCTGGAGCTGGGAGTCCGGGGCTCGTTGGGCACGCTGCTGGAGGGCGATGTCCGCGCGAACGCGGGTACGAAGCAGGGCCCCTTCGAGGTGCGCGTGGGCGGCGGCTACCGCACGCGCAACCCCTACGACTGGGTACCGGCGGACGCGGCGACGAGCGGCTCGGGCATCCGCCGGATCGACGGCGACGTGGCCCTCGCCTACGCGCCGGATGACCGATCGCGCCTGTGGCTGCGCAGCCAGTACACCTTTCGCGACGAGAACGCCGTCGACCTCAACCCCTCGGGGGCCGTGCTGGACCGGCGGCAGCGGCAGGAGCAGTTCGATGTGTCGCTCGGCGGCAGGAACCGGCTCGCCAGCGACACCTCCCTGCTCGTCCGGGGGCACTTCGGCCTGTTCCGCGATCAGCTGCTGCAGGACCAGCGCGGCTCGCGGGCGCTCGATGACTACTCGCAGAACGTCAACCGGCTCTACGAGGGCGTCGTCCAGGCGGACCACCGGCTCGGCGACCATGCGCTCACCGGAGGCGTCGAGGTGCTCGGCGAACGGCTCACCTCGGCGCGGCTCGAGGAGAGCCCGGTGGCCCGCATCCGGGGCGGCGCGTTCCTCCAGGACGAGTGGGACGTGGCGCTGTCCTCGGACGGCTCCGGGCCGAAGCTGAAGGTGGCGCCGGGCTTCCGCTTCGATCTGGACTCGCAGTTCGGCGGAGCTCCCTCGCCGCGGCTGGCGCTCAAGCTGGATCCGACCCCCGCGCTGACGGTGCGTGCCTCGGTGGGACTGGGGTTCCGCCCGCCGTCCTTCCAGGAGCTGTACCTGCGCTTCACCAACCAGGGCATCGGCTACATCGTCTCGGGCAACCGGAGCCTCACGGCCGAGCGCTCCGCGGCGGTGAACGCGGGCGTGGACTGGCGCCCCCCCATCGACGGGTGGGTGCTCTCCGCGAGCGCCTTCCACACCCGGCTCACCAACCTCATCAACATCACCGCCGGAGGGACACCGGACCCGGACAACCCGGTGACCTTCAGCTACGAGAACGTGGCCAGGGCGTACACGCAGGGCTTCGAGGTCAACGGACGCTTCAAGCTGCCCATCCGGTCCACGTACCTGGATCTGGCGTACATGCTGCTGGATGCGAGGGATCAGACGCGCAACCGCCCGCTGGAGGCCCGCTCGCGGCACCGGGTCAACGCGCAGCTGGCCACGAAGTACCGGCCATGGAACCTGGAGGCGAACGTCCGGGGCTCATGGGTGAGCGGACGGCCGTACTACCTGGGCACGGACGGCGGCATGGCCAACGTGATCGGCCTCGACGAGCGCGAGGTATGGGCACCCGCGTATTTCGACCTCGAGGCGCAGGTCACCTACAAGCTGCGGGGCGGGTTCGACGTCTTCGTCAACGGCTACAACCTGCTCAACGCGGGCGACCAGCAGTTCAACCCGCGGCCCCCGCGCGGCGTGCTGGGCGGAGTCCAGTGGGAGTATTGA
- the clpB gene encoding ATP-dependent chaperone ClpB, translated as MRLDKYTVKAQEAIQEGQSLARRADNPNYEPEHLATALLGQKEGLVEPLLRKIGVDVKLFAGRLGEALQKLPRMQGGEGATLSQRLLKTFDKAEDEAKSLKDDFVASEHLLLALAQDKGAVGEVMKSSGVTRDRVLSSLKEVRGSSRVTSQDAESTYQALEKYGRDLTDAARAGKLDPVIGRDEEIRRCIQVLSRRTKNNPVLIGEPGVGKTAIVEGLARRIIDGDVPEGLKNKRLVTLDLGAMVAGAKFRGEFEERLKAVLKEVADAAGEIVLFIDELHTLVGAGKAEGSMDAGNMLKPALARGELHCIGATTLDEYRKHIEKDAALERRFQPVMVGEPSVHDTISILRGLKERYEVHHGVRIQDSALVSAANLSNRYISDRFLPDKAIDLVDEACSRLRIEIDSMPTEIDDIRRKMNQLEIEREGLRKETDPHSVERLGKIEKELAELNERFTGLKAHWDSEKKAIAGIREQKEKLEKAKNDQAAAERQGDFNKAAEIKYGVVPGLEKEIAQQNAKLAELQKSHKFLKEEVDAEDIAAVVGKWTGIPVSKLMEGEVQKLVHMEDRLANRVIGQRSAIEAVSNAVRRARSGLQDPNRPIGSFIFLGPTGVGKTETAKALAEFLFDDDSAMVRIDMSEYMEKHSVARLVGAPPGYVGYEEGGQLTEAVRRRPYTVVLFDEIEKAHPDVFNMLLQILDEGRLTDSQGRTVDFKNTVLIMTSNIGSQALQEGMAGKEELDEATRDDVMGILRQQFRPEFLNRVDEVIIFEPLRKKDIRRIVELQVARLQKLLTDKRLTLELTEKAQDVLSERGYDPTYGARPLKRAIQKYLMDPLALKVLGGEFLPGDHIMVDAGKDGLTFGKGQAKAA; from the coding sequence ATGAGACTCGACAAGTACACAGTCAAGGCCCAGGAGGCCATCCAGGAAGGGCAGTCTCTGGCGCGCCGGGCTGACAACCCGAACTACGAGCCGGAGCATCTCGCGACCGCGTTGCTCGGGCAGAAGGAGGGCCTCGTCGAGCCCCTGCTGCGCAAGATTGGCGTGGACGTGAAGCTGTTCGCCGGCCGGTTGGGCGAGGCGCTCCAGAAGCTGCCGCGCATGCAGGGCGGCGAGGGCGCGACGCTCAGCCAACGGCTGCTCAAGACCTTCGACAAGGCCGAGGACGAGGCCAAGTCGCTCAAGGACGACTTCGTCGCCAGCGAGCACCTGCTGCTGGCGCTCGCGCAGGACAAGGGCGCCGTGGGCGAGGTGATGAAGTCCTCGGGCGTGACGCGCGATCGCGTCCTGTCCAGCCTGAAGGAAGTGCGTGGCTCCAGCCGGGTGACGAGCCAGGACGCGGAGTCCACCTACCAGGCGCTGGAGAAGTACGGGCGCGATCTGACGGACGCGGCGCGCGCCGGGAAGCTGGATCCCGTCATCGGCCGGGACGAGGAGATCCGCCGCTGCATCCAGGTGCTCAGCCGGCGCACGAAGAACAACCCGGTGCTCATCGGTGAGCCGGGCGTGGGCAAGACGGCCATCGTCGAGGGCCTGGCGCGGCGGATCATCGACGGCGACGTGCCCGAGGGCCTGAAGAACAAGCGGCTGGTGACGTTGGACCTGGGCGCGATGGTGGCCGGTGCCAAGTTCCGCGGCGAGTTCGAGGAGCGCCTCAAGGCCGTCCTCAAGGAGGTGGCGGACGCGGCGGGGGAGATCGTCCTCTTCATCGACGAGCTGCACACCCTGGTGGGCGCGGGCAAGGCCGAGGGCTCGATGGACGCGGGCAACATGCTCAAGCCGGCGCTGGCGCGCGGTGAGCTGCACTGCATCGGCGCGACCACGCTGGACGAGTACCGCAAGCACATCGAGAAGGACGCGGCCCTGGAGCGGCGCTTCCAGCCGGTGATGGTGGGCGAGCCGAGCGTGCACGACACCATCAGCATCCTGCGCGGCCTCAAGGAGCGCTACGAGGTGCACCACGGCGTGCGCATCCAGGACTCGGCGCTGGTGTCCGCGGCCAACCTGTCCAACCGCTACATCTCCGACCGCTTCCTGCCGGACAAGGCGATCGATCTCGTGGACGAGGCCTGCAGCCGCCTGCGCATCGAGATCGACTCGATGCCCACGGAGATCGACGACATCCGGCGGAAGATGAACCAGCTGGAGATCGAGCGCGAGGGCCTGCGCAAGGAGACGGATCCGCACTCGGTGGAGCGGCTGGGGAAGATCGAGAAGGAGCTGGCCGAGCTCAACGAGCGCTTCACCGGGCTGAAGGCGCACTGGGACTCGGAGAAGAAGGCCATTGCCGGCATCCGCGAGCAGAAGGAGAAGCTCGAGAAGGCGAAGAACGATCAGGCGGCGGCCGAGCGGCAGGGCGACTTCAACAAGGCGGCGGAGATCAAGTACGGCGTCGTGCCCGGGCTGGAGAAGGAGATCGCCCAGCAGAACGCGAAGCTGGCCGAGCTGCAGAAGAGCCACAAGTTCCTCAAGGAGGAGGTGGACGCGGAAGACATCGCCGCCGTGGTGGGCAAGTGGACGGGCATCCCCGTCTCCAAGCTGATGGAGGGCGAGGTCCAGAAGCTGGTGCACATGGAGGACCGGCTGGCCAATCGGGTCATCGGGCAGCGCAGCGCCATCGAGGCGGTGAGCAACGCGGTGCGCCGGGCGCGCTCCGGGTTGCAGGACCCGAACCGGCCCATCGGCTCGTTCATCTTCCTGGGCCCCACGGGCGTGGGGAAGACGGAGACGGCCAAGGCCCTGGCGGAGTTCCTCTTCGACGACGACAGCGCGATGGTGCGCATCGACATGTCCGAGTACATGGAGAAGCACTCCGTGGCCCGGCTGGTGGGCGCGCCTCCGGGGTACGTCGGCTACGAGGAGGGCGGCCAGCTCACCGAGGCGGTGCGGCGCCGGCCGTACACGGTGGTCCTGTTCGATGAGATCGAGAAGGCCCACCCGGACGTCTTCAACATGCTGCTCCAGATCCTGGACGAGGGCCGGCTGACGGACAGCCAGGGCAGGACCGTGGACTTCAAGAACACGGTGCTGATCATGACGAGCAACATCGGCTCGCAGGCCCTGCAGGAGGGGATGGCGGGCAAGGAGGAGCTGGACGAGGCGACGCGCGACGACGTGATGGGCATTCTGCGCCAGCAGTTCCGGCCGGAGTTCCTCAACCGCGTGGACGAGGTCATCATCTTCGAGCCGCTGCGCAAGAAGGACATCCGGCGGATCGTCGAGCTGCAGGTGGCGCGGCTGCAGAAGCTGCTGACCGACAAGCGGCTGACGCTGGAGCTGACGGAGAAGGCGCAGGACGTGCTGTCGGAGCGCGGCTACGATCCGACGTACGGCGCGCGGCCGCTGAAGCGGGCCATCCAGAAGTACCTGATGGATCCGCTGGCGCTGAAGGTGCTCGGGGGCGAGTTCCTGCCCGGGGACCACATCATGGTGGACGCGGGCAAGGACGGGCTGACGTTCGGCAAGGGCCAGGCGAAGGCCGCGTAA
- a CDS encoding DUF1844 domain-containing protein, with the protein MSEEKRGETFVMRGEVPEAAITFSTFLIGLASSALIHLGEAPNPETGQAGKDLVLARQSIELLAMLHEKTRGNLTAEEKQLFDNLLADLRLRFVEANKR; encoded by the coding sequence ATGAGCGAGGAGAAGCGCGGAGAGACCTTCGTGATGCGGGGTGAGGTGCCCGAGGCGGCCATCACCTTCAGCACCTTCCTCATCGGGCTGGCGTCCAGTGCCCTCATCCACCTGGGAGAGGCACCCAACCCGGAGACGGGCCAGGCCGGCAAGGACCTGGTGCTCGCCCGTCAGAGCATCGAGCTGCTGGCCATGCTGCACGAGAAGACGCGCGGCAATCTCACCGCCGAGGAGAAGCAGCTCTTCGACAACCTCCTCGCTGATCTGCGCCTGCGCTTCGTGGAGGCGAACAAGCGGTGA
- the thiE gene encoding thiamine phosphate synthase → MNAPARPSLPRGLYVLCDDTVRPELPLREKAAGLLAGGARVVQLRMKRTPLREALAAAREVVAACRRAGAVCLVNDRVDLALLSGAHGVHVGDEDLPAEEARALLGPEALVGVTVRGLEDAKAARAAGADYVGLGPVFGTTTKQVNAPVLGLGGFAAVVRTSPLPVVGIGGVKLENIAELAATGAHGGAVASDVLLAEDLAERVRRLSAAFDRGAQGASLVGGDV, encoded by the coding sequence ATGAACGCCCCCGCCCGTCCGTCCCTTCCCCGAGGCCTGTATGTCCTCTGTGATGACACCGTGCGCCCCGAGTTGCCCTTGAGGGAGAAGGCGGCCGGTCTGCTCGCCGGAGGGGCGAGGGTGGTGCAGCTGAGGATGAAGCGGACGCCCCTGCGAGAGGCGCTGGCGGCGGCGCGGGAGGTGGTGGCGGCCTGCCGGCGCGCGGGAGCGGTGTGCCTGGTGAACGACCGGGTGGACCTGGCGTTGCTGTCGGGCGCGCACGGGGTGCATGTGGGTGACGAGGATCTGCCGGCGGAGGAGGCGAGGGCGCTGCTGGGCCCGGAGGCCCTGGTGGGGGTGACGGTGCGGGGCCTGGAGGACGCGAAGGCGGCCCGGGCGGCGGGGGCGGACTACGTGGGCCTGGGCCCGGTTTTCGGCACCACGACCAAGCAGGTGAACGCGCCGGTGCTGGGGCTGGGGGGCTTCGCCGCCGTGGTGCGCACCAGTCCCCTGCCGGTGGTGGGGATTGGTGGGGTGAAGCTGGAGAACATCGCCGAGCTGGCCGCCACGGGGGCACACGGTGGCGCGGTGGCCTCGGATGTCCTGCTCGCCGAGGACCTCGCCGAGCGTGTCCGGCGCCTGTCCGCTGCTTTTGACAGGGGCGCCCAGGGGGCTAGCCTCGTGGGCGGAGACGTATGA
- a CDS encoding gamma-glutamyl-gamma-aminobutyrate hydrolase family protein: MKPHGHGQAPRRPNIGITPDFSANRPDSPFPYYELKVPYADAVLRAGGLPFVLPYSDELACVDAYLDRISGLLVTGGAFDIPPEAYGETAREGMGPLKLSRTAFETALMRGALKRNMPVLGICGGMQLLNVVLGGTLHQDIGREVKGAHEHEQKHDRTHPQHPVDVKDGTLLAEALGKGQLMVNSTHHQAAQRMGAQVVVSAVSPDGVVEAIESTQYGFALGVQWHPELMLNTVPVHVGVYRLFIQKAREHRR, encoded by the coding sequence ATGAAACCTCATGGCCATGGCCAGGCTCCCCGCCGGCCCAACATCGGCATCACCCCGGACTTCAGCGCCAACCGGCCGGACTCGCCGTTCCCGTACTACGAGTTGAAGGTGCCCTACGCGGACGCGGTGCTGCGCGCGGGGGGCCTGCCCTTCGTGCTGCCGTACTCGGACGAGCTGGCGTGCGTGGACGCGTACCTGGATCGCATCTCCGGGCTGCTCGTCACGGGCGGGGCCTTCGACATTCCGCCCGAGGCCTATGGCGAGACGGCGCGCGAGGGCATGGGGCCGCTGAAGCTGTCGCGCACGGCCTTCGAGACGGCGCTGATGCGTGGGGCGCTCAAGCGCAACATGCCGGTGCTGGGCATCTGCGGGGGCATGCAGCTGCTCAACGTGGTGCTGGGCGGCACGCTGCACCAGGACATCGGCCGCGAGGTGAAGGGCGCGCACGAACACGAGCAGAAGCACGACCGGACGCACCCGCAGCACCCGGTGGACGTGAAGGATGGGACGCTGCTGGCGGAGGCGCTCGGCAAGGGCCAGCTGATGGTGAACTCCACGCACCACCAGGCGGCGCAGCGGATGGGCGCGCAGGTGGTGGTGAGCGCGGTGTCGCCGGACGGGGTGGTGGAGGCCATCGAGTCCACCCAGTACGGCTTCGCGCTGGGCGTGCAGTGGCACCCGGAGCTGATGCTCAACACGGTGCCGGTGCACGTGGGCGTATACCGGCTGTTCATCCAGAAGGCGCGAGAGCACCGGCGGTGA
- the thiD gene encoding bifunctional hydroxymethylpyrimidine kinase/phosphomethylpyrimidine kinase codes for MSGAPRVLLCAGHEPTGRAGLLADVAAVRALGGAPVAVPSAQTAQGRGTFLYQPTPARVLGAQVKAALELGPLHAVKLGQVPGPALLAALREALEGVDAWWVVDPVVRTSRGEPLSKLTRRHYLGLAGPKVVLTPNLDEAAWLLGGGEVRSVEEAREAGGALVAHGFGAVLVKGGHRQTGAVDVLCLPDRDVVLEGERLERAPERRGTGCRLASALAVELGRSRTPTAAARRAKSYVTRYLRTGRD; via the coding sequence GTGAGCGGAGCACCGCGCGTGCTGCTGTGCGCGGGCCATGAGCCCACGGGCCGCGCGGGACTGCTGGCGGATGTGGCCGCGGTGCGGGCGCTCGGTGGCGCCCCGGTGGCCGTGCCCTCGGCGCAGACGGCGCAGGGCCGGGGAACCTTCCTGTACCAGCCCACGCCTGCGCGCGTGCTGGGCGCCCAGGTGAAGGCGGCGCTCGAGCTGGGGCCGCTGCACGCGGTGAAGCTGGGACAGGTGCCCGGGCCGGCGCTGCTGGCCGCGCTGCGCGAGGCGCTCGAGGGCGTGGACGCGTGGTGGGTGGTGGACCCGGTGGTGCGGACCTCCCGGGGCGAGCCGCTCTCGAAGCTGACGCGGCGGCACTACCTGGGCCTGGCGGGGCCGAAGGTGGTGCTCACCCCGAACCTGGACGAGGCGGCGTGGCTGCTCGGCGGGGGCGAGGTGCGCTCGGTGGAGGAGGCGCGCGAGGCGGGGGGGGCGCTGGTGGCCCACGGCTTCGGCGCGGTGCTGGTGAAGGGCGGACACCGGCAGACGGGGGCGGTGGACGTGCTGTGCCTGCCGGACCGGGACGTGGTGCTGGAAGGGGAGCGGCTGGAGCGCGCTCCCGAGCGCCGGGGAACGGGATGCCGGCTGGCCTCGGCCCTGGCGGTGGAGCTGGGACGAAGCAGGACGCCCACGGCCGCGGCGCGCCGGGCGAAGTCCTACGTGACGCGCTACCTGCGCACCGGCCGGGACTGA